In the genome of Porphyrobacter sp. ULC335, one region contains:
- a CDS encoding class I SAM-dependent methyltransferase produces MGIKTWYEANVMPRLITCACSQGQVMKRRAAVVPRARGEVFELGCGGGINHQFYDPAAITSYAGIDPHEGLLDAARAAARDKGWAADLRQGRGEAIPFDDGSFDCVVCTFTLCSVDDPAQVMREIRRILRPGGAALFLEHGRAPDGDVLRWQERIEPVWKRLAGGCHLTRPIARALAGSGFAVETLGEGYTPKTPRFAGWMEWGVATKS; encoded by the coding sequence ATGGGGATCAAGACCTGGTACGAGGCGAATGTGATGCCGCGTCTCATCACCTGTGCCTGTAGTCAGGGCCAAGTGATGAAACGCCGCGCCGCTGTGGTTCCGCGAGCGCGGGGCGAGGTCTTCGAGCTGGGATGCGGAGGCGGGATCAATCATCAGTTTTACGATCCGGCGGCGATCACCTCCTATGCCGGAATTGATCCGCATGAAGGCCTGCTCGATGCCGCACGCGCGGCGGCGCGAGACAAGGGCTGGGCGGCGGACCTCAGGCAGGGGCGGGGCGAGGCGATCCCCTTCGATGACGGCAGCTTCGACTGCGTGGTGTGCACCTTTACGCTCTGTTCGGTCGATGATCCGGCGCAAGTGATGCGCGAAATTCGCCGCATCCTGCGACCTGGCGGCGCGGCGCTGTTCCTCGAGCATGGCCGCGCACCTGATGGCGACGTGCTGCGCTGGCAGGAGCGGATCGAGCCCGTCTGGAAACGCCTTGCGGGCGGCTGCCACCTGACCCGCCCGATTGCCCGTGCGCTGGCCGGATCAGGTTTTGCAGTCGAGACTTTGGGAGAAGGCTACACCCCCAAGACCCCGCGCTTTGCCGGGTGGATGGAGTGGGGCGTGGCAACCAAAAGCTGA
- a CDS encoding SDR family NAD(P)-dependent oxidoreductase has protein sequence MTAQSLGNASHWPRVAAVFGASGGIGRALCEALLAGGTQTVYAGSRRGEGPDLPGIQPFAFDLKDEASIAGAAEAMRDDPPEWIIVATGVLTLADGTGPERTYKRLDAGTVAEVLALNTIGPALIAKHTLAIMPRGRPCTFAALSARVGSISDNRLGGWHSYRASKAALNMLIRNFALEMARTHPESVIVGLHPGTVESTLSAPFQSGLADGQLTAPQDAAANLLRVLAGLTPEQSGRVFDFRGDEVPA, from the coding sequence ATGACAGCACAATCCTTAGGAAATGCCTCGCATTGGCCGCGCGTGGCCGCCGTGTTCGGGGCGAGCGGCGGCATCGGCAGGGCGCTTTGCGAGGCGCTGCTCGCGGGCGGGACGCAGACGGTTTACGCCGGATCGCGCCGGGGCGAGGGGCCAGACCTGCCCGGCATCCAGCCCTTCGCCTTTGATTTGAAGGACGAAGCCAGCATCGCTGGCGCGGCCGAGGCAATGCGCGATGATCCGCCCGAATGGATTATCGTCGCCACCGGGGTGCTGACGCTCGCCGACGGCACCGGGCCTGAGCGTACCTACAAACGGCTCGACGCAGGGACGGTGGCCGAGGTGCTGGCGCTCAACACGATCGGCCCGGCACTGATCGCCAAGCACACCCTTGCGATCATGCCGCGCGGGCGGCCCTGCACTTTTGCCGCGCTGTCGGCGCGGGTCGGTTCGATCAGCGACAACCGGCTTGGTGGATGGCATTCCTACCGCGCAAGCAAGGCGGCGCTCAACATGCTGATCAGGAACTTTGCGCTGGAGATGGCGCGCACCCATCCCGAGAGCGTGATTGTCGGTCTGCACCCGGGAACTGTCGAAAGCACGCTGTCTGCGCCGTTCCAGTCAGGCCTTGCCGATGGCCAGCTCACCGCGCCGCAGGACGCCGCAGCCAATCTGCTCCGCGTTCTGGCGGGACTTACGCCTGAGCAATCGGGGCGTGTGTTCGATTTCAGGGGCGACGAAGTCCCTGCCTGA
- a CDS encoding succinate dehydrogenase iron-sulfur subunit yields the protein MATFTLPKNSKINNNGQTHKATGGRVKAFKVYRYDPDSGQNPRYDKFEINLDECGPMVLDALFKIKNEIDPTLTFRRSCREGICGSCSMNMNGKNGLACTTAIEDLKGEIRITPLPHMDVIKDLVPDFTHFYAQYASIRPWLQTVTPTPSGKERLQSPEQREKLDGLYECILCACCSTSCPSYWWNSDKFLGPAILLQAYRWLADSRDEMTGERLDDLEDPFRLYRCHTIMNCANVCPKGLSPAKAIAETKKMMAERAI from the coding sequence ATGGCGACCTTCACTCTCCCCAAGAATTCCAAGATCAACAATAACGGGCAGACGCACAAGGCCACTGGTGGCCGCGTGAAGGCGTTCAAGGTCTATCGCTACGATCCCGACAGCGGCCAGAACCCGCGTTACGACAAGTTCGAGATCAATCTGGACGAGTGCGGCCCGATGGTTCTGGACGCGCTGTTCAAGATCAAGAACGAGATCGACCCCACCCTGACCTTCCGCCGTTCGTGTCGCGAAGGGATTTGCGGTTCGTGTTCGATGAACATGAACGGCAAGAACGGCCTCGCCTGCACCACCGCGATCGAGGATCTGAAGGGCGAGATCCGCATCACGCCGCTGCCGCACATGGATGTGATCAAGGACCTGGTGCCCGATTTCACGCATTTCTACGCGCAGTACGCCTCGATCCGTCCGTGGTTGCAAACCGTCACCCCGACGCCGAGCGGCAAGGAGCGTCTGCAGTCGCCCGAACAGCGCGAGAAGCTGGACGGGCTTTACGAGTGCATCCTGTGCGCCTGCTGCTCGACCTCGTGCCCGTCCTACTGGTGGAACAGCGACAAGTTCCTCGGCCCGGCGATCCTGCTTCAGGCGTACCGCTGGCTGGCCGATAGCCGCGACGAGATGACCGGTGAGCGTCTGGACGATCTGGAAGACCCCTTCCGCCTCTACCGCTGCCACACCATCATGAACTGCGCGAACGTGTGCCCCAAGGGTCTCAGCCCCGCAAAGGCGATTGCCGAAACCAAGAAAATGATGGCCGAGCGCGCGATCTGA
- a CDS encoding PaaI family thioesterase, whose amino-acid sequence MADHQAVNAPFEHRPLPPEECGGEDGWYTWNMVDRTRFNTSVLGEMRVRKEGQHCRLRMFPERRHTNLVDNIHGAVTLGLIDIALFAAMHINGSGEAGPSVTVELSTQFVGGGDPARPLDAVSEIVRETGRMLFLRGFATQPREDGGEDIIASYSGIVRKMRSRG is encoded by the coding sequence ATGGCTGATCATCAGGCGGTGAACGCGCCCTTCGAACATCGCCCCCTGCCGCCGGAAGAATGCGGCGGCGAGGATGGCTGGTATACCTGGAACATGGTTGACCGCACGCGGTTCAACACGTCCGTTCTGGGCGAGATGCGGGTGCGCAAGGAAGGCCAGCACTGCCGGCTGAGGATGTTCCCCGAGCGGCGCCACACCAACCTCGTCGACAACATCCACGGCGCGGTCACGCTCGGCCTGATCGACATCGCGCTGTTCGCTGCCATGCATATCAACGGCAGCGGCGAGGCGGGGCCATCGGTCACGGTGGAGCTTTCCACGCAGTTCGTGGGCGGCGGCGATCCGGCGCGGCCCTTGGACGCAGTCAGCGAAATCGTGCGCGAGACCGGGCGGATGCTGTTCCTGCGCGGCTTTGCCACCCAGCCCCGCGAAGACGGGGGCGAGGACATTATCGCCAGC